In Candidatus Binataceae bacterium, the genomic stretch TCTTACCCGTTCGCCCTACGAATACTCGCATCACGTGAAGATCGGCCGCGAATTCGGAGTTTCGGACGGCGACCTTCGCGCGCTCGCGGAAGAGACCGCGGGCCGGCAAAGCGCCCTGGAGCCGCTCGCGAAGGCGGTGCTCCGCGCGGCCCGCGAAATGACGCGCGACCTCGCGATATCCGACGCGACTTTCGCCGCGCTCCGCGCCGAACTGGACAACGAACGCCTGGTGGACCTGGTCATGACCATTGCCGTTTACAACGGCGTAGTGCGGTTGCTCGCTACGCTGCAGATCGACGTCGAGCCGGAGTACCAGCACTATCTCGAGGAATTTCCGCTGCCGAGGAAATAGAGGATCATGCGCCGCTGCGCCTTGCGAGCGACGCTCGCCTACGACGGACCAGTGAAGAAGTGCATCGAGCGGTCGGCGAAGGCGATGATCGGCGTCCAGTAAAGTCCCAGTACGATCGTCGCGCACGCCAGCACACCCATCAGGCCGTAAGTCCACGGCTCGAACGTAAGCGGGGTCTCGTCGCCGTGAGGCTCCTCCAGGAACATCATCCTGACCGGGGCCATGTAGTAGTACAGCGAGATGGTCGAATTGAGGATGCCGATCACCGCGAGCACGTAGAAGTGCGAACGAATCACCGCGGCAAAGATGTAGAACTTGCCGATGAA encodes the following:
- a CDS encoding carboxymuconolactone decarboxylase family protein; its protein translation is MARLPYLDKSDLAPENQDLLARNINLVRALAHSPDGARAFSALATFIRFKSRLDPRLRELAILQVGYLTRSPYEYSHHVKIGREFGVSDGDLRALAEETAGRQSALEPLAKAVLRAAREMTRDLAISDATFAALRAELDNERLVDLVMTIAVYNGVVRLLATLQIDVEPEYQHYLEEFPLPRK